The window CATATTTTGTCAAATGAGGACATTATGCGTCGCtttcaaaatatgaaaaagcCGCATAAGCATTTgccttaatttatttaatggtgcatggtgattttttttttaattttaaattataacatcACTTTTCCTTTTCTTAGATCCGCTACTGGGCTTTTCTAAGGTTCACCAAAATGTGTACTATACATTTAAGCATGGTATGTAGTTTATAGATCTTATAGTCTATCAGGCAAAACAGTTGATTCAATATTTCAATATTACTAATTGTTACTGCCCTGATCTAGTTAGTTTCCATTCTCCCCTCTCCCAAGAGGATACATTTTTTAAGTCAAGGTTTGGAGACTAGCAAGGTTGAAGAAAGCACCGCGTTTGTGCTTGAGTTGGGTGTATGTTCCTTGCTCCACCACCTTACCATCCTCCACAAAGGCAATGCAGTCGAGGTTTTTGATGGTGTTAAGGTGGTGGGCCACCACAATGGTTGTTCGACCCACCATGACTCGATCCAAGGCTTCTTGTACCATCTTTTCAGATTGCAAGTCCAATGCACTTGTAGCTTCATCAAGTAACAAAACTGTTGGATTCCTTAGTATGGCTCTTGCTATTGCTAATCTCTGCTTCTGACCTCCTGATAGTTGTAATCCTCTCTCCCCACATTCTGTTTGATACCCTTCTTTGAGAGAACTGGAGAACAATAAACTAGTTCATGTCATGACAGATACAAATCACAACGCcaatttcttcaaaaatattttcagaAAAATCAGTTAATTAAGTTTGAGTAACAGCTGGAAACCTCATTTTCCCTACATTAAGTTTATATCATAAATGCATTTTTCTCAGGAAAAATTATCATGAAGAATCTCTATCTTTTGTCCAATTGCTATGAATAATTtctactattaattatttttaaataatttaacttttgtatattttttgccAACAACACCCCCTGCcacaatttaattaactattgtAGGTATCTATTAGCCGTTACGCTCACTTTTTTCCTTGTGCTTCTTTGTTGGTCTACCCCTACTCCTCTTTGGTAATAGATGCCTACAGTAGCCAGTTAAAATGGGGGCAATGGGTGCTATCAATAACAAatatacaaaggttggattatttagaaataatcaatagtagaaATTATTCACAATAGATGAGCAATATATGGGATTATTCaagacaattttttttattaatgagaAGTATTACATAATGTTTGTTACGAATGTTGAATCAAAAAAACTTCTTTGTTAtcatgaacaaggataagtTCATTTACAGTTCATCGTTATTACTTCTATTCAGTTTAGTTATGTTCAGATAAGTTCAAATGCACAAACCcattaaaatgatgaattaaattcaagaaaGAAAGTCAGCACTACTTACCAAATGAATTCATGAGCATTAGCAGCTCTAGAAGCCTCAATGACTTCATTCTCAGTTGCATCAACCCTGCCAAGGAGAATATTATCCCTAATTGAGCCTGAATAGATAACAGGATCTTGGCTAACAAGTGCCATATGGTTTCTATACCAAGCTACATCAAGCTCTCTTATGTCCAATCCATCTACCTTTACTGCTCCTCTATCAACatcataaaacctttgaattaAAGCTATTACTGTTGACTTTCCACATCCACTCTTCCCTACTAGTCCTACACTTGTGGCTGCCTTCACTTCTAGGCTGAATTGTCGTAGGATCGGGCTCTCTGGTCTAGTCGGGTAGGCAAAGTCAACCTTCCTTAGCTCTATTCTTCCTGTAATACTCTCTAGTTTTGTCCCTGGTGGGCTGCCTTTATTTTCCTGTGTATCACAAAATAATGATTTTTAGTACCATATTGTAAAACCTGATTCATCACAGATGTTATGCTAGTAAAAAGACTTGTAGTTGAATTGCTAACCATAGAAGCTGATGGCGTGGGAATCAGGGAACACCTATCGAGAATATGAAAAACAGAAGCGACAGCAGCAGAACCCTTGGCAAGATCAGAAGTCATGCTCCCAGCTTCAGCAATAACCTTACCAGTACTCACCAGCACAAAGAAAGTCTTAAAAACATCTCCTGCAGAGATCTCTTTCATTTCGACTAACCTGCCACCATACCAGAAATCCAAAGCCCAACACATAAATGTGAGTCCTTGAGCAGAACCCATACCAATCCCTGCTAGCCACGATTTCTTTCTCCCCTCCTTCCTAGGTTCATTTTGCGCCTCATTGAATATTTCGAGAACTTTTCCTATACTCCCATAAGAAGCCACGATCCTATGATTATAAACTGCCTCAACTGCTATTTGGGTGCTTAGATTTTGAGCCTTAACAAAGTTGTTTGTTATACTAGAAAGAAGAACTTTTCTTGTGTAGAAGCAGAGGATGGTGATGGGTTGAACCGCGATCATTACAAGAGCAAGTTTCCATGCTGTGATCAACCCCATAATCATGGCGATGGTTACTGCTGCCATGGTCTGAACAAGCAGGGAAACTCTGTCTGCAACCAGGGATTTCACCATTGCAGCCTCATTGCTTAGCCTCGAGCAAAGGGCTCCACTAGAATTCTCCTCTTCATCGAACCAAGCTGTCTCAAAACTCAGGATCTTTTCAAGCATTTTCAGTCGGATTCTCTTGGTAAGTCGCTCACCCATGTAGGCAAAACTCGAGTGTTGAATAAGGTTGAAAAGGATGGAAACAAACGAAAGAAATGAGAAAATGAGGCAATATTTTCTAATTCTTAACTTCATTTCTTCATGATCCATTACAAAGAAGGCAGATATCATCGACCCTATTGTCAAGGCATAAGTAGGTTGAACAGCACCAAATATTATCGCAGAGAAACTTCCAATCAAGCCTTGTTTCCACTCGGGTGAATTAAGGGAAAGAAGGCGCAAAAATGAAGGTGCAGGGTGGGAAATCGTTGATGATTTTGGGTCTTCAAATTCAGGTAATGGAGTATTAAAAACAGCCGGACTTGATCTCGCAGTGCTCAATCTTCCTGCACTTCTAGGAACTGATGAAGTAACACCAGGTTCATAACTATGGTCCATCTCATTGTAGCTAAGTTGTTTCTGCATTTTCGTTAACTTCGCATAATGGCCACCATTTTTGTTAATAAGGTCTGTGTGTGATCCTGTCTCCATGATTTGGCCATCGTTGATAACTGCAATCATGTCTGCATTTTTCACTGTGGACAGCTTGTGTGCAACTACCTGTTCATCGTTTGTTTGCACACGTTAAATCGTCATAATATGTTGTAACATTTCATTACTTCAATGCCAATAAGGCGTTCCCACTTAATGGGGGGCGGGGTGTCGGATATAAGTAATGAATTCtcatttattaatgaatatatTTCGTACCAGAGTAGTTCTCCCAAGAGAAGCTTGATCAAGGGCGTTTTGAACTAATTTTTCCGATTCAGAATCTAGTGCACTTGTAGCTTCATCTAGTAGAAGAATCACAGGGTTCTTAATAATTGCTCTTGCTATCGCGATTCTTTGCTTTTGACCGCCTGACAATAGTGCACCTCGTTCACCAATCTGTCACATTGCAACACATGATTAGTTCATTAGTCGGAACATGA of the Amaranthus tricolor cultivar Red isolate AtriRed21 chromosome 6, ASM2621246v1, whole genome shotgun sequence genome contains:
- the LOC130815816 gene encoding putative ABC transporter B family member 8, translated to MEEEKIRNERKKRNSLGIILRYADWIDYLLMISGAFGALGDGMSTNILLIFASKIMNSLGFGQNTQGANTNTFMSEVEKCSLYFVYLGLAIMVVAFLEGYCWSKTSERQVLRIRYKYLEAILRQEVGFFDSQEATTSEVVNSISKDTSLIQEALSEKVPIFLMHSSSFLSGMAFSAYFSWRLAIVAFPTVILLLIPGMIYGKYLLFLTKKSYKEYSKANTIIGEALSSIKTVYSFTAEKNILEKYSSILETTMKLGVKQGIAKGMAVGSTGLAFAIWAFLAWYGSRLVMYHGETGGRIYASSVTFIMGGLSLGSALPEMRHFTEASVAASRIFERIDRTPQIDEAEKGLILDTIKGEIQFEHVNFTYPSRPDTLILKDFDLKVEAGKTVALVGASGSGKSTAIALLQRFYDSNEGFVKIDGIDITSLKLKWIRGQMGLVSQDHAMFGTSIKENIMFGKLDATMDEVIGAAQAANAHNFIRQLPDGYETKIGERGALLSGGQKQRIAIARAIIKNPVILLLDEATSALDSESEKLVQNALDQASLGRTTLVVAHKLSTVKNADMIAVINDGQIMETGSHTDLINKNGGHYAKLTKMQKQLSYNEMDHSYEPGVTSSVPRSAGRLSTARSSPAVFNTPLPEFEDPKSSTISHPAPSFLRLLSLNSPEWKQGLIGSFSAIIFGAVQPTYALTIGSMISAFFVMDHEEMKLRIRKYCLIFSFLSFVSILFNLIQHSSFAYMGERLTKRIRLKMLEKILSFETAWFDEEENSSGALCSRLSNEAAMVKSLVADRVSLLVQTMAAVTIAMIMGLITAWKLALVMIAVQPITILCFYTRKVLLSSITNNFVKAQNLSTQIAVEAVYNHRIVASYGSIGKVLEIFNEAQNEPRKEGRKKSWLAGIGMGSAQGLTFMCWALDFWYGGRLVEMKEISAGDVFKTFFVLVSTGKVIAEAGSMTSDLAKGSAAVASVFHILDRCSLIPTPSASMENKGSPPGTKLESITGRIELRKVDFAYPTRPESPILRQFSLEVKAATSVGLVGKSGCGKSTVIALIQRFYDVDRGAVKVDGLDIRELDVAWYRNHMALVSQDPVIYSGSIRDNILLGRVDATENEVIEASRAANAHEFICSLKEGYQTECGERGLQLSGGQKQRLAIARAILRNPTVLLLDEATSALDLQSEKMVQEALDRVMVGRTTIVVAHHLNTIKNLDCIAFVEDGKVVEQGTYTQLKHKRGAFFNLASLQTLT